A genomic window from Fusarium verticillioides 7600 chromosome 5, whole genome shotgun sequence includes:
- a CDS encoding 60S acidic ribosomal protein P1 has protein sequence MSHAELASSYAALILADDGVEITADKLQTLIKAAKVEEVEPIWTSIFAKALEGKDVKDLLVNVGSGGGAAPAAGGAAAAGGAAEEAAPEEAKEEEKEESDEDMGFGLFD, from the exons atgtctcACGCCGAGCTCGCTTCGTCCTACGCGGCCCTGATCCTCGCCGACGACGGTGTTGAGATCACC GCCGACAAGCTCCAGACCCTCATCAAGGCCgccaaggtcgaggaggttgagcCCATCTGGACCTCCATCTTCGCCAAG GCTCTCGAGGGCAAGGATGTCAAGGACCTTCTCGTGAACGTCGGCTCCGGTGGCGGTGCTGCCCCTGCCGCCGGTGGTGCCGccgctgctggtggtgccgctgaggaggctgctcctgaggaggccaaggaggagg agaaggaggagtcTGACGAGGACATGGGCTTCGGTCTCTTCGACTAA